The following are from one region of the Pectobacterium actinidiae genome:
- the gmhB gene encoding D-glycero-beta-D-manno-heptose 1,7-bisphosphate 7-phosphatase, producing the protein MAQSVPAVFLDRDGTINVDHGYVHDIDHFQFIDGVIDAMRELKSMGFALVVVTNQSGIARGKFTEDQFMQLTEWMDWSLADRGVDLDGIYFCPHHPDAGEGEYRQSCDCRKPEPGMLLSAQRELNIDMAASYMVGDKLEDIQAAIGAGVGKKLLVRTGKPVTSQGEALADGVLESLAHLPKWIKTHG; encoded by the coding sequence GTGGCACAAAGCGTTCCAGCAGTTTTTCTTGATCGTGACGGCACGATCAATGTCGATCACGGTTATGTTCATGACATTGACCATTTTCAATTTATTGATGGCGTCATTGATGCCATGCGTGAGTTGAAAAGCATGGGGTTCGCGCTGGTTGTTGTGACGAATCAGTCCGGCATCGCCCGCGGTAAGTTTACAGAAGATCAGTTTATGCAACTTACGGAGTGGATGGACTGGTCGTTGGCCGATCGTGGTGTTGATCTGGATGGCATCTATTTTTGTCCGCATCATCCTGACGCTGGGGAAGGTGAGTATCGCCAGAGTTGTGATTGCCGTAAACCTGAGCCGGGCATGCTGCTTTCTGCACAGCGTGAACTGAACATTGATATGGCAGCTTCTTATATGGTGGGAGACAAATTAGAGGATATTCAGGCTGCAATAGGTGCTGGTGTAGGAAAAAAACTGCTGGTTCGTACTGGTAAACCCGTCACTTCGCAAGGCGAAGCACTGGCTGATGGTGTGCTGGAAAGCCTTGCACACCTGCCAAAATGGATAAAAACGCACGGTTAA
- the metN gene encoding methionine ABC transporter ATP-binding protein MetN, whose amino-acid sequence MIELSNITKVFQQNGRTITALADVSLHVPTGQIYGVIGASGAGKSTLIRCVNLLERPTEGKVLVGGQELTQLSDSQLTRARRQIGMIFQHFNLLASRTVFGNIALPLELDNTPKADITKRVNELLELVGLADKHDVYPANLSGGQKQRVAIARALASNPKVLLCDEATSALDPATTRSILELLKDINRRLGLTILLITHEMDVVKRICDQVAVISDGRLIEQDTVSEVFSHPKTPLAQKFIQSTLHLDIPDDYLARLSPDYRPDTTPLLRMEFTGKSVDAPLLSEVARRFNINNNIISAQMDYAGGVKFGIMLAEMHGNDADIKAAIQFLQESHVTIEVLGYV is encoded by the coding sequence ATGATTGAACTTTCTAATATTACTAAGGTTTTCCAGCAAAACGGGCGGACAATTACCGCGCTTGCTGATGTCAGCCTTCATGTTCCCACCGGGCAAATTTATGGCGTTATCGGCGCATCGGGCGCAGGTAAAAGTACACTGATCCGCTGCGTCAATTTATTGGAACGTCCGACAGAAGGGAAAGTTCTGGTAGGTGGGCAAGAACTGACTCAACTGTCAGATAGCCAATTGACGCGTGCACGCCGTCAAATCGGCATGATTTTCCAACATTTCAACCTGCTCGCTTCGCGCACCGTTTTTGGCAATATTGCGCTACCGCTGGAATTAGATAACACGCCGAAAGCCGACATCACCAAACGAGTCAACGAGTTGTTGGAACTGGTTGGGCTTGCAGATAAGCACGACGTGTATCCCGCCAATTTATCCGGCGGACAAAAACAGCGTGTCGCTATTGCCCGTGCACTGGCTAGCAATCCTAAAGTTCTACTGTGTGACGAAGCAACCAGTGCATTAGATCCTGCAACAACTCGCTCAATTCTTGAGTTGCTGAAAGACATCAATCGTCGTCTGGGTTTAACCATTCTTCTTATTACACATGAAATGGACGTGGTGAAACGTATTTGCGATCAGGTTGCGGTGATCAGCGACGGACGACTTATCGAACAGGACACCGTAAGCGAAGTCTTTTCACATCCAAAAACACCGTTGGCGCAGAAATTCATTCAGTCAACGTTACACCTGGATATCCCAGACGATTACCTCGCTCGTCTGTCTCCTGACTATCGACCGGATACCACACCATTATTACGGATGGAATTTACGGGTAAATCGGTGGATGCTCCGCTGCTGTCCGAGGTTGCTCGACGCTTTAACATCAACAACAACATTATCAGTGCCCAGATGGATTACGCCGGGGGCGTCAAGTTCGGCATCATGCTGGCAGAAATGCACGGCAACGATGCGGATATCAAAGCCGCAATCCAATTCCTGCAGGAAAGTCACGTTACAATTGAGGTTCTGGGTTATGTCTGA
- a CDS encoding methionine ABC transporter permease MetI — translation MSEAMMWLMAKGIWETVAMTFVSGFFGFVLGLPVGVLLYTTRPGQIIANPKIYRTISALVNIFRSIPFIILLVWMIPFTRIIVGTSIGLQAAIVPLTVGAAPFIARMVENALLEIPTGLIEASRAMGATPMQIIRKILLPEALPGLINAATITLITLVGYSAMGGAVGAGGLGQIGYQYGYIGYNATVMNTVLILLVVLVYLIQFCGDRAVKAVTHK, via the coding sequence ATGTCTGAAGCAATGATGTGGTTAATGGCTAAGGGAATATGGGAAACTGTTGCGATGACGTTTGTTTCTGGTTTCTTTGGCTTTGTGCTTGGCTTACCTGTAGGCGTTTTATTGTATACCACGCGTCCGGGGCAAATCATCGCCAATCCCAAGATCTATCGGACCATTTCTGCACTGGTCAATATTTTCCGTTCGATTCCGTTCATTATTTTGCTGGTGTGGATGATTCCTTTTACCCGCATCATTGTCGGAACCTCTATTGGTCTGCAAGCGGCGATCGTTCCTCTCACCGTCGGTGCGGCACCTTTTATTGCCCGAATGGTGGAAAACGCCCTGCTTGAAATTCCTACTGGCCTGATCGAAGCCTCCCGTGCGATGGGCGCGACGCCAATGCAAATCATCAGAAAGATATTACTGCCGGAAGCATTACCAGGACTTATTAATGCCGCAACCATCACGCTAATTACTCTCGTAGGCTATTCTGCTATGGGTGGAGCCGTGGGCGCAGGCGGCTTAGGTCAAATTGGTTATCAGTATGGTTATATTGGTTATAACGCGACGGTCATGAATACGGTATTAATATTGCTGGTTGTTTTGGTTTACCTGATTCAATTCTGCGGCGACAGGGCAGTAAAAGCTGTCACACACAAGTAA